The Pseudonocardia sp. HH130630-07 DNA window CGGGTGCGGCATCCCGCCGTGCGCGACCGGGCAGCCGCCGTCCTCCTCCCGGTTCATCTGGCTCTCGACGGTGGGGTGCTCGTCAGACACTCCGAACTCCTTCTGGTTCTGTGGTGGTGGTCGAACAGTCGGGGCACCGTCCCCAGTAGACGACCTCGGCCTCGTCGATGACGAAGCCGCTGTCGTCGGACGCGGTGAGGCAGGGCGCGGCGCCGACGGCGCAGTCGACGTCGGCGATGGCCCCGCAGGACCGGCAGACGACGTGATGGTGGTTGTCGCCCACCCGCGCCTCGTACCGGGCGACCGAACCCGTCGGCTGGATGCGCCGTACGAGCCGGGCCCCGGTCAGTGCCTTCAGGACGTCGTAGACGGCCTGGTGGGACACCTCGCCGATGTCCTCCCGCACGACCCGGATGATCGAGTCCGTGTCCGCGTGCTGGTGGGAGTGCACGGCGTGCAGCACGGCCAGGCGAGGGCGGGTCACGCGCAGCGCTGCCCCGCGCAACATGCCCTCGTAGTCCGAAGCGGTCGACACGACGACGAGCCTGCCGTCGTTTCTGGAACGAGTCAAGTTTCGGCGTGTCTCATTTCCGGACACCCGGTCCTGCGGTGTCCCGGTCGGGGCACCGGCCGCCCGGTCGGCCAGGATGGTGGCGCACTCGGTACCCGCGGGAGCACCCGGGTACCGGCACACGAGACGGGCGGGAGATCCACGTGCACGACGCGGGACCCGGGCGGATCGTGGTCGACGGGCTCGGCAAGGACTTCGGGCGGGTCGAGGCGGTGCGGGACCTGTCGTTCACCGTCGAGCCGGGCTCGGTGACCGGGTTCCTGGGCCCGAACGGCTCGGGCAAGACGACGACGCTGCGGATGATCCTCGGGCTCGTCGTCCCGAGTGCCGGCCGGGCGCTGGTCGACGGTGTCCCGTTCGCCGCGCTGGAGTCGCCGGGCCGGGTGGTCGGTGCCGTCCTCGAGGTGCAGGGGGTGCACCCGAAGCGGACCGCGCGCGCCCACCTGCGGGCCGCCGCCGCGGCCGTCGGGGTGCCGGACGCCCGGGTCGAGGAGGTGCTGGCCCTGGTCGGCCTGGCCGCGGCCGCGGACCGCGCGGCCGGTGGCTTCTCGCTCGGGATGAACCAGCGGCTCGCGCTGGCCGCCGCCCTGCTGGGGGACCCGCGGATCCTGGTGCTCGACGAGCCGGGCAACGGGCTGGACCCCGACGGGATCGCCTGGCTGCGGGCCTTCCTGCAGGCCTTCGCCGCGTCCGGGCGCAGCGTCCTGGTCTCCTCCCACCAGCTCGCCGAGATGGAGCTGACGGCGCAGCGGCTGGTGGTCATCGACCACGGCCGGTGCCGGTTCGACGGCGCGGTGTCCGAGCTGCGGGCGGGCCACGGCGCGCGGGTGCTGGTGCGGTCCGCGGCCCCGGAACGGCTGGCGCAGGCACTGGTCGCGCACGGGCTGCCCGAGGTCGACAAGGTCGACGGGCCGGCCGGCGCCGGGGACGGCTGGCTGGCCGTCGCCGGCGCGGACGCGGTCCGGGTCGGGGACGTGGCGCTCGCCGCGGGCGTCGCGGTGCACGGGATGACCGAGGAGCGGATCGGCCTGGAGCAGATGTTCCGGCAGCTGCTCGCGGAGGGGGACCCCGGATGAGGCTCGGCAGCCCGCACCGCTGGCTGGCGGTGCTGCACGGCGAGGCCCGGCGGACGACGTCGACCCGGCTCTGGTGGCTGCTGCTGCTCCCGGTGCTGCTGCTGGCACTGGCGATGAGCCTGTTCGGCGGCCTGATGACGCTGTTCGCGCCGGCCGCGAGCGACACCTCGGCGATCCTCGTGCTGACCGGCCTCGCGTCGGTGCTGAGCATGACCGCGGTGGTGGGCGCGGCGTTCGGGGCCCTGCTCGCCGCCGGGGAGTACCGGCACCGGACGATCACGCTCGCCTTCCTCACCGGCTCCCGGCTCCAGGTGCTGGCGGCGAAGGCGGTGGTCGCCGCCGTCGTCGCCGGGGGGTACGGGCTGGTCGTCGCGGTGCTGGGACCGCTGCTGGGCGGGGCGGTACTGGGCGGGCAGGACCTCCCGTCCTGGGGCGAGGTGCTGGTGCTGGGCGCGGTCGGGGTGCTGGTCTGCGCGCTGTGGGGGGTGCTCGGGGTCGCGCTCGGCACGCTGGTGCCCAACCAGCCCGGGGCGGTCGCGCTCGCCGTGGGCTGGCTGATGGTCGGCGAGAACCTGCTGGCCGCCGCGTTGCAGGCCGGTGACTCCGCGGCCGGTGAGCCGTCGGTGTTCGCCCGGCTCACCGCGTTCCTGCCGGGCAACGCGGGTGATGTCGCGCTCTACGAGGTGCCGGTGGGCGCGGTCGGTGCGGGCGGCAGCTCGGTGCTGGAGTTCCTCGCCGGGGTGAGCGCCCCGCCGCCCGGCTGGGTCGCGGTCCTGGTCCTCGCCGCGTGGACGGCGGCCGCGGTGGCGGTCGCCGCGGTCGTCGGCGGCCGCCGCGACATCACCTGACGCGCGTCCCTGTCGGGGGTCGGGCATAGCCTGGCGAGGTGCCCCGCTCCCGAACCGCCGATCCCGGCTGGATCCGCCGTCTCACCCGTGCCTGCCTGCGGCACCGCCGCGTCACGATCGGCGCCATGGTCGCCTCGATGGCCGGGGTCGGGCTGGAGGCGGTCGGCCCCCTGCTGATCCGCTCCGGGGTGAACGGCGTGGTCGGCGGTGATCCCGGCATCCTGCTGCCGATGGTGCTCGGCCTGCTGGTGCTCGGCGTGGTCAAGTTCGCCGGTGCGTTCGTCCGCCGCTACCTGGGCGGCAAGATGGCGCTCAACGTGCAGCACGACCTGCGGCGGGCGCTGTTCGCCGCGGTCCAGCGGATGGACGGGGTGCGCCAGGACCGGCTGCGGACCGGGCAGGTCGCCTCCCGGTCGATCTCGGACCTGCAGCTCGTCCAGGGCTTCCTGTCGATGGTGCCGCTCTCGGCGGGCACGGTGGTGCTCGTCGTCGTCGCGGTGTCGGCGATGCTGTGGCTCTCCCCGGCGCTCACCGTGGTCGCGCTCGTCATGCTCCCGCTGGCCTTCCTCGCCACCAACCGGATCCGGCACCGGCTCTTCCCCGCGACCTGGTCCGCGCAGCAGCGGGCCGCGGAGATCGCCCAGCAGGTCGAGGAGACCGTCACCGGGGTGCGGGTGGTCAAGGGCTTCGGGCAGGA harbors:
- a CDS encoding Fur family transcriptional regulator, which translates into the protein MSTASDYEGMLRGAALRVTRPRLAVLHAVHSHQHADTDSIIRVVREDIGEVSHQAVYDVLKALTGARLVRRIQPTGSVARYEARVGDNHHHVVCRSCGAIADVDCAVGAAPCLTASDDSGFVIDEAEVVYWGRCPDCSTTTTEPEGVRSV
- a CDS encoding ATP-binding cassette domain-containing protein — translated: MHDAGPGRIVVDGLGKDFGRVEAVRDLSFTVEPGSVTGFLGPNGSGKTTTLRMILGLVVPSAGRALVDGVPFAALESPGRVVGAVLEVQGVHPKRTARAHLRAAAAAVGVPDARVEEVLALVGLAAAADRAAGGFSLGMNQRLALAAALLGDPRILVLDEPGNGLDPDGIAWLRAFLQAFAASGRSVLVSSHQLAEMELTAQRLVVIDHGRCRFDGAVSELRAGHGARVLVRSAAPERLAQALVAHGLPEVDKVDGPAGAGDGWLAVAGADAVRVGDVALAAGVAVHGMTEERIGLEQMFRQLLAEGDPG